The following is a genomic window from Pseudomonas purpurea.
TCGAAGATCACCACTTCGTCGATCCGGTTGATGAACTCCGGACGGAAGTGCGTCGACACCGCATCCATCACCGCCGCACGTTGCGCTTCACGATCACCGACCAGTTCCTGGATCTGCACCGAGCCCAGGTTGGAGGTCATGACGATCACCGTATTGCGAAAATCCACGGTGCGGCCATGACTGTCGGTCAAGCGACCATCTTCCAGCACTTGCAGCAACACGTTGAACACATCCGGGTGGGCCTTCTCGACCTCGTCCAGGAGGATCACCGAGTACGGCTTGCGACGTACTGCCTCGGTCAGGTAACCGCCTTCTTCATAACCCACGTAGCCTGGTGGTGCTCCGATCAGCCGCGCCACGGAATGTTTCTCCATGAACTCGGACATGTCGATGCGCACCATCGCCTCTTCAGTATCAAAGAGGAATTCGGCCAAGGCCTTGCACAGCTCGGTTTTACCGACACCGGTCGGGCCCAGGAACATGAACGAGCCGCTTGGGCGATTCGGGTCGGACAACCCGGCACGGGACCGCCGCACAGCGTTGGCCACCGCCACTACTGCTTCGTTCTGGCCGATCACACGTTGGTGCAACAGGCTTTCCATCTTCAGCAGTTTGTCGCGCTCGCCCTCGAGCATTTTCGAGACAGGGATGCCGGTCCATTTCGACACGACTTCCGCGATCTCTTCTTCAGTCACCTTGCTGCGCAGCAACTGGTTTTCACTCTTGCCATGCTGGTCGACCATTTGCAGGCTGCGTTCCAGGTCCGGGATCACCCCGTATTGCAACTCGGCCATGCGGTTGAGATCGCCCTTACGGCGTGCGGCCTCCAGTTCCTGACGGGACTGTTCGATTTTCTGCTGGATCTGCGCAGAACCCTGCACTTCGGCTTTTTCCGAGTTCCAGATTTCTTCGAGGTCCGAGTACTCACGCTCGTGACGAACGATTTCTTCCTGGAGTTTTTCCAGACGCTTCTTCGCCGCTTCGTCGCTTTCTTTCTTCAGCGCCTGGGATTCGACCTTCAGTTGAATCAGGCGCCGCTCCAGACGGTCCAGCACTTCCGGCTTGGAATCGATCTCCATGCGAATGCGGCTGGCCGCCTCGTCAATCAGGTCAATGGCCTTGTCCGGCAACTGACGGTCGGTGATGTAGCGATGGCTGAGCTTGGCCGCCGCAATGATCGCGCCGTCGGTGATCGCCACTTTGTGGTGAACCTCATAGCGCTCTTTCAGGCCACGCAGGATGGCGATGGTGTCTTCTTCGCTCGGCTCGTCCACCAGCACTTTCTGGAAGCGCCGCTCGAGCGCCGCGTCCTTCTCTATATATTGGCGGTACTCGTTAAGCGTGGTTGCGCCGACGCAATGCAGCTCGCCACGGGCCAGGGCCGGTTTGAGCATGTTGCCGGCGTCCATCGAGCCTTCGCCTTTACCGGCGCCGACCATGGTGTGCAGTTCGTCGATGAACAGGATGATCTGGCCTTCCTGCTTCGACAGCTCATTGAGCAGGGATTTCAGGCGCTCTTCGAACTCGCCACGGTATTTGGCACCGGCAATCAGCGCGCCCATGTCCAGTGACAGCAGGCGCTTGCCTTTAAGGCCGTCCGGCACTTCGCCGTTGATGATGCGTTGGGCCAGGCCTTCGGCGATGGCGGTCTTACCCACGCCAGGCTCGCCGATCAACACCGGGTTGTTCTTGGTGCGGCGTTGCAGGACTTGAATGGTGCGACGGATTTCGTCGTCACGACCGATCACCGGGTCGAGCTTGCCGTCTTCGGCGCGCTTGGTCAGGTCGACGGTGTATTTGTCCAACGCCTGACGCGACTCCTCGTGATTGGCGTCATTCACCGCTTCGCCGCCACGCAGGTTGTTGATCGCATTCTCCAGGGCTTTTTTGCTGACGCCCTGCCCCAGCAGCAATTTGCCGAGTTTGCTGTTCTCGTCCATGGCGGCGAGCAGCACCAGCTCACTGGAGATGAACTGGTCGCCCTTCTGCTGGGCCAGGCGATCGGCCTGATTGAGCAGGCGTGCGAGGTCCTGCGACATATTCACGTCGCCGGTGGGATTCTGGATTTTCGGTAGCTGGTCGAGCTCTTTGCTCAACTCTTTGCGCAGGCTGTTGACGTCAAAGCCTACTTGCATCAGCAGCGGTTTGATCGAGCCGCCCTGCTGTTCAAGCAACGCCTGCATCAAGTGCGCAGGTTCAATGCCCGGATGATCGAGGCCGACGGCCAGGGATTGGGCATCGGATAAGGCTAACTGCAATTTGCTGGTTAAACGGTCTATACGCATTGGTCACCTTCCTTTTGAGCAGGCCGGAGCGATGGACACACCTAAATAGAGAAACCTGCCAGATACCCCACTAGATGCGGTCGATTCTGGAAGATTCAAGCGCTGCAAGGTTGATGCAGGTCAGGAGAGTCTAACGCTCGAGCCAGACCAGGGAGGCAAACCGGCCAGTGCGGGACGCGCGGCGGTAAGAAAAGAAGCGAGGATCGGTCACGGTACAGAAACCGCCACCATAAACAGCCGTCACACCGCGTGCCGCCAGACGCAGGCGCGCCAGCAGGTAGATGTCAGCCATGAACTTGCCGGCGTTTTGGCTTGGGACAAACGCCTGATCCGCTTGCGGGAGCTGCTGGACAAAGGCTTCGCGAACTTCCGGGCCAACTTCGAAGGCTTTCGGACCAATGGCAGGGCCGAGCCAGACCAGCACTTGGTCAGGCGCTACCGCCAGGCTGTCCAGCGTCGCTTCAAGCACACCTGCCGCCAAGCCACGCCAACCGGCGTGAGCTGCCGCAACGCGAGTCCCGGCACGGTCGCAAAACAGCGCTGGCAGGCAATCGGCGGTCATTGCCGTGCAGGCGATACCCGGTGTTTCAGTCCAGCAGGCGTCGGCCATCGCGACTGTCGTCGGGTCAGCGTGAGCCACGGCAATGCCGTGAACCTGCTGTAACCAAGCCGGCTGAATAGAGAAGTGATCGGTGAGGCGACGGCGATTTTCGGCGACAGCCGCAGGGCTGTCGTCGACGTGATCGCCCAGGTTGAGGCTGTCGAACGGCGCCAGACTGACGCCGCCCGCACGGGTGGTGACGCAGGCTTTCACCCCGACCGGCGAAGGCCAGTCAGGAATCAGCCAGTTCATCATCCGATGAACGCCTCACGGTCTTGCTTGAGCAGCGACAGCAACCAGACAAAATCGTCCGGCAGTGGCGATTCCCAGCTCATGCGCTTACCGGTCGTCGGGTGATCCAGTTCCAGGAAACGCGCATGTAGCGCCTGACGCGGGAAATGCTTCAGCGATTCGACCATGGTCACACTGGCTGCCGGCGGGATACGGAAACGGCCGCCGTAGGCAGGATCTCCGACCAACGGGTAGTTGATGTGGGCCATGTGCACGCGAATCTGGTGCGTACGACCGGTTTCCAGCTTGACCCGCACATGAGTGTGGGAGCGGAAACGCTCAAGCACGCGGTAATGACTGACCGCCTGCTTGCCGCCTTCCATCACCGCCATGCGCTGGCGCTGTTGGCCGTGACGACCGATCGGGGCATTGATCTTGCCACCAGCGGTGACCACGCCGATCACGATGCACTCGTAGATCCGGCTGACACTGCGGCTCTGCAACTGTGTTACCAGTTGCGTCTGCGCCTGAATGGTCTTGGCGACCACCATCAGACCAGTGGTGTCCTTGTCCAGACGGTGCACGATACCGGCGCGCGGCACATTGATGATGTCCGGCACGTGGTGCAGCAAGGCGTTGAGCAAGGTGCCATCGGCGTGACCGGCGGCAGGGTGCACCACCAGGCCAGCAGGCTTGTTGATCACCAGGATGTCGTCATCTTCATAGACGATGTCCAGGGCGATGTCTTGAGCGATCCATTCTCCTTGAGCTTCCTGCTCGGCAGTCAGCTCAAGGATGGAGCCGCCGTGAACGATGTCTCGCGGGCGGATAACCGCTCCATCCACAGTCAGGCGGCCGTCTTTGATCCAGGCGGAAAGGCGCGAGCGCGAGTGCTCAGCGAATAGTTGTGCGGCGACTTGATCGAGGCGTTGGCCGCCCAATTCGGACGGCACCTCTGCGCTAAGTTCAATTTTATCGGACATGCTCAGACTAGGCGTCGGCTACAGCCTTTGGTTTCGGCTGCGCGCTTGTGGTTAAATACGGCGTCTTTTGCCCCGGGGCTTTCAACGGGGCGCTCATCATAACAGGACGGCCACGCCCAAGACAGCGGCCGTCATAGGGACGCAAGCCGCCATGCAAGTGAAACACCTGCTGCTGATCGCCATCCTCGCATTGACCGCTGCTTGCTCATCGAAGGAAGTCGTAGACGAGAACCTGAGCGAGGTCGAGCTGTACCAGCAGGCGCAGGCCGACCTGGACAACCACAGCTATACCAGCGCCACCGCCAAGCTCAAGGCCCTGGAATCGCGCTATCCGTTCGGTCGCTACGCCGATCAGGCTCAACTCGAGCTCATTTATGCGAACTACAAGAACGCCGAGCCTGAGGCTGCCAAGTCTGC
Proteins encoded in this region:
- the clpB gene encoding ATP-dependent chaperone ClpB; the encoded protein is MRIDRLTSKLQLALSDAQSLAVGLDHPGIEPAHLMQALLEQQGGSIKPLLMQVGFDVNSLRKELSKELDQLPKIQNPTGDVNMSQDLARLLNQADRLAQQKGDQFISSELVLLAAMDENSKLGKLLLGQGVSKKALENAINNLRGGEAVNDANHEESRQALDKYTVDLTKRAEDGKLDPVIGRDDEIRRTIQVLQRRTKNNPVLIGEPGVGKTAIAEGLAQRIINGEVPDGLKGKRLLSLDMGALIAGAKYRGEFEERLKSLLNELSKQEGQIILFIDELHTMVGAGKGEGSMDAGNMLKPALARGELHCVGATTLNEYRQYIEKDAALERRFQKVLVDEPSEEDTIAILRGLKERYEVHHKVAITDGAIIAAAKLSHRYITDRQLPDKAIDLIDEAASRIRMEIDSKPEVLDRLERRLIQLKVESQALKKESDEAAKKRLEKLQEEIVRHEREYSDLEEIWNSEKAEVQGSAQIQQKIEQSRQELEAARRKGDLNRMAELQYGVIPDLERSLQMVDQHGKSENQLLRSKVTEEEIAEVVSKWTGIPVSKMLEGERDKLLKMESLLHQRVIGQNEAVVAVANAVRRSRAGLSDPNRPSGSFMFLGPTGVGKTELCKALAEFLFDTEEAMVRIDMSEFMEKHSVARLIGAPPGYVGYEEGGYLTEAVRRKPYSVILLDEVEKAHPDVFNVLLQVLEDGRLTDSHGRTVDFRNTVIVMTSNLGSVQIQELVGDREAQRAAVMDAVSTHFRPEFINRIDEVVIFEPLARDQIAGITEIQLGRLRSRLAERELKLELSSEALDKLIAVGYDPVYGARPLKRAIQRWIENPLAQLILSGSFLPGASVTATVANDEIVFN
- the pgeF gene encoding peptidoglycan editing factor PgeF — translated: MMNWLIPDWPSPVGVKACVTTRAGGVSLAPFDSLNLGDHVDDSPAAVAENRRRLTDHFSIQPAWLQQVHGIAVAHADPTTVAMADACWTETPGIACTAMTADCLPALFCDRAGTRVAAAHAGWRGLAAGVLEATLDSLAVAPDQVLVWLGPAIGPKAFEVGPEVREAFVQQLPQADQAFVPSQNAGKFMADIYLLARLRLAARGVTAVYGGGFCTVTDPRFFSYRRASRTGRFASLVWLER
- the rluD gene encoding 23S rRNA pseudouridine(1911/1915/1917) synthase RluD, translating into MSDKIELSAEVPSELGGQRLDQVAAQLFAEHSRSRLSAWIKDGRLTVDGAVIRPRDIVHGGSILELTAEQEAQGEWIAQDIALDIVYEDDDILVINKPAGLVVHPAAGHADGTLLNALLHHVPDIINVPRAGIVHRLDKDTTGLMVVAKTIQAQTQLVTQLQSRSVSRIYECIVIGVVTAGGKINAPIGRHGQQRQRMAVMEGGKQAVSHYRVLERFRSHTHVRVKLETGRTHQIRVHMAHINYPLVGDPAYGGRFRIPPAASVTMVESLKHFPRQALHARFLELDHPTTGKRMSWESPLPDDFVWLLSLLKQDREAFIG